A stretch of Henckelia pumila isolate YLH828 chromosome 4, ASM3356847v2, whole genome shotgun sequence DNA encodes these proteins:
- the LOC140864369 gene encoding putative late blight resistance protein homolog R1B-16, with protein MAVAYAALMSLLNTSELVLHPSQQWLRISITQMESLLQKVNLLQEFLEAYSHRAYPDMAEVESQIAAAAYAAEEIIELHVFDQIPARSMGREGNSSTRFSEDIPKVIEVMEDLIQNKLMRIKESIGKFDEDPTVIDYAPVVPSRSAPKDQTTMVGCDEKLNEILDILTGQQSNRQFVAIVGMGGIGKTTLANNVYQHPYIKNHFHICAWATISQKYSARKIISEMLLEIGQSRSESHDLSDDQLGQAKCDAGDEQLGEKLYKSLCGRRYLIVLDDLWSIEAWDEIKRFFPDHHNGSRIMITTRLGNVAAQLSTCQPFEMDLLDDSRSWELLSEKVFGHEQGCPPELEELGKTIAKNCKGLPLGIVVIGGLLAKSDKTMASWKHVSGNMRSIINSEDNEKCLEILYLSYNNLPIHLKPCFLYLDMAAQPYNIDITTLIKEWVSEGIVKPMRGKSLEEAAHEYITELVDRNLLFVRRRDVLGDLLHCGVHDLLRDLLRREVKKIPLFRVIVDENPKFISRLRIRLSLLKPEVSFPRALNIVGPASLSRSITSGSDSTPWYAGDLQLLRMLIMVDSILPNENSRLINLRFLYFYGHLDRNSILRFYSLMSLFWNLQTLLIHNSLSEPLFMPPEIWCLPHLRHLESNDIVLPDPRIDSHILENLQTLRGVVFFRCTEEVYRRLPNLKELSLKYDDVSPGVGVEWPLFHLHNLVHLQKLQSLCFEAHCPISWKYLSFPFSLKELSLRRCKLPWEDMTIVGSLPNLELLQLCFNACKGKTWCPIEGQFVKLKVLDIEHTDLVYWKADKTHFPILEHLILYYLNLEEFPQDFGEHLTLTEIKVVSCGDSTNGWAEQIGDEQQSFGNEGFRVIISETMEKKITRITSIQGHTLSRDYVIYED; from the exons ATGGCGGTGGCATATGCAGCTCTAATGTCTCTTCTGAATACTTCAGAGCTCGTCTTGCACCCTTCCCAGCAATGGCTACGAATAAGCATAACACAGATGGAGTCCCTGCTGCAAAAGGTTAATCTCCTTCAAGAATTTCTCGAAGCTTATTCACACAGAGCCTACCCAGACATGGCTGAAGTGGAGAGTCAAATTGCAGCTGCAGCTTATGCAGCAGAAGAAATCATTGAGTTACATGTATTTGATCAGATTCCAGCACGATCTATGGGTCGCGAGGGGAATAGCTCGACAAGGTTCTCTGAAGATATCCCTAAAGTGATAGAAGTGATGGAGGATCTGATCCAGAACAAGCTGATGAGGATAAAAGAGAGTATTGGGAAGTTTGACGAAGATCCGACAGTCATAGATTATGCACCTGTTGTGCCATCAAGATCAGCTCCCAAGGACCAAACTACTATGGTGGGTTGTGATGAGAAGTTGAATGAAATATTGGACATACTCACAGGACAACAATCAAATCGCCAATTCGTAGCAATTGTTGGAATGGGAGGAATAGGTAAGACCACTCTAGCTAACAATGTCTACCAACATCCATATATTAAGAATCACTTTCATATTTGTGCTTGGGCTACAATCTCTCAAAAATATAGTGCAagaaaaattatttctgaaatGCTATTAGAAATTGGACAGAGTAGATCAGAGAGTCATGATTTGAGTGATGATCAGTTGGGCCAGGCCAAGTGTGATGCTGGTGATGAACAATTGGGTGAAAAATTGTACAAAAGCTTATGTGGTAGAAGATATTTGATCGTTCTGGACGATTTATGGAGCATTGAGGCTTGGGATGAGATAAAACGATTCTTTCCTGATCATCACAACGGGAGCCGGATTATGATAACCACGAGGCTAGGGAATGTCGCTGCGCAATTGAGCACTTGTCAGCCTTTTGAAATGGATTTGTTAGATGACAGCAGGAGCTGGGAATTGCTGAGCGAAAAAGTTTTCGGACATGAACAAGGTTGTCCTCCTGAACTGGAAGAATTAGGGAAGACTATTGCGAAAAATTGCAAAGGGCTTCCTCTAGGGATTGTGGTGATCGGTGGACTACTCGCCAAGTCTGACAAGACAATGGCTTCATGGAAGCATGTGTCGGGCAATATGAGGTCAATCATAAATTCAGAGGACAACGAGAAATGCTTGGAGATATTATATTTGAGTTACAATAACTTGCCTATTCATTTGAAACCGTGCTTTCTCTACTTGGATATGGCTGCACAACCATATAATATTGATATCACTACGCTCATCAAGGAATGGGTTTCTGAGGGAATTGTAAAACCGATGAGAGGTAAAAGCTTGGAAGAGGCAGCACATGAATACATAACAGAACTTGTTGATAGAAACCTCCTTTTCGTTCGTAGACGAGATGTCCTTGGTGACTTACTACATTGTGGTGTGCATGATCTCTTGAGAGACCTATTGAGGAGGGAGGTGAAAAAAATACCCCTGTTTCGTGTGATAGTTGATGAGAATCCAAAATTCATCTCTCGCCTCCGTATTCGTCTCTCTCTCTTGAAACCCGAAGTATCCTTCCCACGTGCCCTGAATATAGTGGGACCGGCATCACTAAGCCGGTCTATTACTAGTGGGTCGGATAGCACGCCATGGTACGCTGGTGATTTACAATTGTTGAGGATGTTGATAATGGTTGATTCAATTCTACCTAATGAAAACTCGCGGCTAATTAACCTGAGGTTCTTGTATTTCTATGGTCATTTGGATCGGAattcgattctgaggttttatTCTTTGATGTCCCTGTTTTGGAATCTACAGACTTTGCTAATTCATAATTCCTTATCTGAACCTTTATTTATGCCACCGGAAATTTGGTGCCTGCCACACCTTAGGCATCTGGAGAGTAATGACATTGTTTTACCCGATCCTCGCATTGATTCTCATATTTTGGAAAACCTGCAGACTCTCAGGGGAGTTGTATTTTTTAGGTGCACCGAGGAGGTTTATAGAAGACTTCCAAATCTGAAGGAATTATCACTTAAGTATGATGATGTATCCCCAGGAGTAGGAGTGGAATGGCCCTTGTTCCACCTTCACAATCTTGTCCACTTGCAAAAACTCCAATCACTATGCTTCGAGGCACATTGCCCGATATCCTGGAAATATCTCAGCTTCCCATTCTCTCTCAAAGAGTTGAGTTTACGTAGATGCAAGTTACCTTGGGAAGATATGACCATTGTGGGTTCATTGCCTAATCTTGAGCTACTTCAGCTTTGCTTCAACGCGTGTAAAGGGAAGACATGGTGTCCAATAGAAGGTCAGTTTGTTAAATTGAAAGTGTTGGATATTGAGCATACTGATTTGGTATATTGGAAAGCAGACAAGACTCACTTCCCTATCCTTGAGCACTTGATTCTTTATTACTTAAATTTGGAGGAATTTCCTCAAGACTTTGGTGAACACCTAACACTCACTGAAATTAAAGTGGTTTCTTGTGGCGATTCTACCAACGGTTGGGCCGAGCAAATAGGTGACGAACAACAGAGCTTTGGAAACGAAGGCTTTCGAGTCATAATAAGTGAAACAATGGAAAAAAAGATCACCAGAATTACCAGCATCCAGGGTCACACCCTTTCACGAG ACTATGTAATCTACGAGGATTGA